Proteins co-encoded in one Montipora capricornis isolate CH-2021 chromosome 12, ASM3666992v2, whole genome shotgun sequence genomic window:
- the LOC138027079 gene encoding EGF-like repeat and discoidin I-like domain-containing protein 3, which translates to MVPDKALVSFMWILVGFATLAFKVLLAEYDRTIEWKEPIQNKALTGHLIRSEYVDDEGQCRVKCYLEPGCVSINLGPANQRTKTCELNNATYESSLDTVLEERLNYSHHAVKDHCHNDPCNSHSKFCQVGFTEKGYKCVCHDGYQGSHCNEHLDECMLDLHNCTSNMKCVNENGSFICKECSSALGIQNGGISDAQISASSEQDANHAAHHGRLDFQEDTQGGSIKSGGWAARSNDQNQWLQVDLESVETDIRRVETQGRNYNQDWSSAHNQWVESYRLQYSNDGVNFKYYHEQGQSISKEFTGNSDRDTVVGHDLNPPITARYIRFQPTAWHEHVSMRVELYGCYDFLPVIVCEHHTKEIKCENERKIRILSANYGRLNGASTCPHRSITDIECRASSSLDKVREICQGQTVCTLQSNSAFFGVGDPCPNTYKYLLVKYKCVKDEALY; encoded by the exons TGCTTTTGGCAGAGTACGACCGCACGATAGAATGGAAGGAGCCAATACAAAACAAAGCACTCACAGGTCACCTGATAAGAAGTGAATACGTTGACGATGAGGGCCAATGTCGAGTAAAATGTTATTTGGAACCTGGATGTGTTTCAATCAATTTGGGGCCTGCAAATCAGAGAACAAAGACGTGCGAGTTAAACAATGCAACTTATGAAAGCTCCTTGGACACTGTTCTGGAGGAAAGACTGAACTATTCGCATCACGCAGTAAAG GACCACTGCCACAACGACCCTTGTAATAGTCATAGTAAGTTTTGTCAAGTTGGGTTCACCGAAAAAGGATACAAATGTGTTTGCCATGACGGATATCAGGGGAGCCACTGTAACGAAC ATTTGGATGAATGTATGCTCGACTTACACAACTGCACATCAAACATGAAATGTGTCAATGAGAATGGTTCGTTCATCTGCAAAG AATGCTCCAGTGCTCTTGGGATACAGAATGGTGGGATATCCGATGCACAGATAAGTGCTTCCTCAGAACAGGATGCCAATCATGCCGCCCATCATGGAAGACTTGACTTCCAAGAGGATACCCAGGGAGGCTCAATCAAGTCGGGGGGATGGGCAGCCAGGAGTAATGACCAAAATCAATGGCTTCAAGTTGATCTAGAAAGTGTGGAAACAGATATCAGACGTGTCGAAACGCAAGGAAGAAATTATAACCAAGACTGGAGCTCTGCTCACAACCAATGGGTGGAGAGTTACAGGCTTCAGTACAGTAACGATGGAGTAAACTTTAAATACTACCATGAACAGGGGCAAAGCATATCCAAG GAATTTACGGGAAACTCAGACAGGGACACTGTTGTTGGCCATGATCTTAATCCTCCAATCACAGCTCGTTACATCCGTTTTCAACCTACAGCGTGGCACGAGCATGTATCGATGAGAGTTGAGCTCTATGGCTGTTACG ACTTTCTGCCAGTGATTGTGTGCGAACATCATACCAAGGAGATAAAGTgcgaaaacgaaagaaaaatcaGAATTTTGTCAGCAAATTATGGTAGATTAAACGGTGCCAGCACTTGTCCTCATCGATCCATCACAGACATAGAATGCCGGGCCTCAAGCTCCCTTGACAAGGTGCGAGAAATTTGCCAAGGTCAAACGGTGTGCACTTTACAGTCTAATTCTGCATTCTTTGGAGTCGGAGATCCATGCCCAAACACGTACAAATACCTGCTTGTAAAatataaatgtgtgaaagatgAAGCATTATATTAG